From a single Nicotiana tabacum cultivar K326 chromosome 8, ASM71507v2, whole genome shotgun sequence genomic region:
- the LOC107786261 gene encoding uncharacterized protein LOC107786261, with product MKRRILLMTDFAIYIVDPDIDALKRRISLAAVEKLCLSELSDNFLAIIIPTEYDLLMASTRKTEIVTVLVDATKSQSDYELEVLLSNRLEYNATSELVKEIDFEETEGGVRTRIVRK from the exons ATGAAGCGGCGCATTCTTCTTATGACTGATTTTGCCATTTACATTGTAGATCCAGACATTGATGCACTTAAAAGGCGGATTTCTCTGGCAGCCGTTGAAAAGCTCTGTTTGAGTGAACTAAGTGATAATTTCTTAGCAATAATTATCCCAACTGAGTATGATCTACTGATGGCCAGTACCCGGAAGACGGAAATTGTAACCGTCTTAGTAGACGCTACCAAGAGTCAATCCGACTACGAACTTGAGGTGCTACTCTCTAATAG GCTTGAGTACAATGCAACTTCTGAACTAGTAAAAGAAATTGACTTTGAGGAAACTGAAG GGGGTGTGAGAACAAGAATTGT